TGGCCAGCACGGTGTCGGCGGCGGTGAAGCCCATGCCGTTGGGGGAGATGACCTGCATGGCGTGCAGCCAGTTGGAGCGGTGCGAGTAGACGACGCCCTTGGGGTCGCCGGTGGTGCCGGAGGTGTAGCACATGCCCGCGGCGGAGCGTTCGTCGATGACCGGGAAGTCGTAGCTGTCGGGTTGCGCGGCAAGCAGTTCCGCGTACGCGTGCACGGTCACGCCCTCGGGCGCCTGCACGGTCGCGACGTCCCCGTTGGCGACGATCACGTGGCGGACCGTCCGCAGGTTCGGCAGGTACTGGTTGAACATCGGCACCAGCGAGCCGTCGACGATGACCACCCGGTCCTCGGCGTGGTTGGCCACGTACACCAGCTGTTCGGGGAACAGCCGGATATTGAGCGCGTGCAGCACCGCGCCCATGGCGGGCACCGCGATGTAGGCGACCATGTGCTCGTTGTTGTTCCACATGAACGTGCCGACCCGGTCGCCGACGCCGATGCCCAGGTCACGCAGGGCATTGGCGAGGCGCGCGGCATCCTGGCCGATCTCGCGATAGGTCTGGGTGCGGACGCCGTCGCCGGTCCAGGTGGAGACGTGGCTGTCGCCCTGGAAGGTGGACGCGTAGCGCAGCAGCGTCGCCAACGACAGCTGCTCGTCCTGCATGGTGCTCAACATTTCCCAACCGCTCCTTGCACGTTCCTACTGGGGAGTGAACTGAGTCACTTGCGGCGAGCGTAGCCGAAAGATAATCGAGCTGCGGGCGACGAACCCCACCTTCGCCGCCCGCAGCTCCTGCCGACCCGCCGCCGCCCAACACGACGACCGACCGGCTCCGCAATCCTGATCGGTCGTCGGCGTGCTGACGCAGCCCCCTGCGGCGGCGCAGAATAGCCAATCACTAACCAGGACAAGTAAATTGGAGTAAGAACTTCCGTGAATATATTGACTCGGACACCTGGCTGTCCAGTCGGGTGGCCGAAAATACCGATTCCCTGACCGGCGATGTCTGCGTGACCAGCGACAACAGCCCCTACCGTTGCTGCTATGCAGCGAGAGCCGTCCATTCTGATCATCGGTGCCGGGTTCGCCGGGCTGGGTATGGCCCTGGAACTGAAGCGACACGGGATCGGCAATTTCACCATCCTGGAGCAGGCCGCGGATCTGGGCGGCGTCTGGCGCGAGAACACCTATCCGGGCGCGGCCTGCGATGTGCCGTCCCCGCTGTACTCGTGGTCGTTCGAGCCGAAATCCGATTGGCCCCGGCGGTTCTCGGAGCAGCGCGACATCCACGACTACATGCGCGCGGTCGCCGAGAAGCACGATCTGCCCGCCCGCATCCGCTTCGGCAGCGAGGTGGTGGACGCGGAGTTCGACGAACAGGCCGGGGTGTGGCGGGTCCGCACCGCCGACGGCGCCACCCATACCGCCGAGGTGCTCATCCCCGCGGTCGGCCAGCTCTCCCGCCCGGCCATGCCGAATCTGCCCGGCATCGACAGCTTCACCGGCGCGGCGTTCCACTCGGCGCAATGGGATCACTCGGTGGAGCTGCGCGGCAAGCGGGTGGCCTGCATCGGCACGGGAGCCAGTGCGATCCAATACATTCCGGAGATCCAGCCGGCCGTCGCGCACCTGACGCTGTTCCAACGCTCGGCCGCCTGGGTGCTGCCCAAGTTCGACACCGAGTACACCGCGCTGCATCACGCGATGTTCAAACACGTGCCCGGCACGCGCTTGGCCGAACGCTTCGCCATCTGGAGCCTGTTCGAGGTGCTGGCCTTGGCCCTCACCGACATTCCCGCCATGAAGTATCCGGTGATCGCCCTCGCCGACCGCCACCGCGCCAAGCAGGTGCCCGATGAAGCGTTGCGCGCCAAGCTGACTCCCGACTACGCCGCCGGCTGCAAACGCGGCCTGTTCTCCAACGCGTACTTCCCCGCCCTGGCGCAAAGCAATGTCACCGTGGAGACCCAGCCCATCGAGGCCGTGACCCCCAAGGGAATCCGCAGCGCCGACGGCGTCGAGCACCCGGTGGACGTCATCGTCTACGGCACCGGTTTCAAGGGCACCGAATTCCTCGCCCCCATGCACATCTACGGCCTGCACGGCCGCAAACTCGCCGACGAATGGTCCCCCGAGGGCGCCCGCGCCTTCCTCGGCATGTCGGTCCCCGGCTTCCCCAACCTGTTCATGATGTACGGCCCCAACACCAACGTCGGCTCCGGCTCGATCATCTACATGCTCGAATCCCAAGCCCGCTACATCCGCCAGGTCATCGAATACCTGGCCGCCCACCCCGGCCGCTCCCTCTCCGCCCGCCCCGACGCCGAACAATCCTGGGACGCCTGGCTACAACGCCGCCTGGCCGACACCCCCTGGAACTTCTGCTCCAGCTGGTACCGCAACGCCTCCGGCCGCATCACCAACAACTGGCCCGGCGCCACCGCCCTCTTCCGCTGGAAGACAAGAACATTCACCCCCGCCGACTACGACGAATCCGTAGCATCCCACCCCTGAAACCCCCCACCCACCCAATGGATGCGCCCCCCACCCCCACCACCAGGTAGACTCCCCGACGATCCGCCCGGCGGCCCCGCCGCCCGGCAGCTCAGCCCTCGTAGCTCAGGGGATAGAGCACCGCTCTCCTAAAGCGGGTGTCGCAGGTTCGAATCCTGCCGAGGGCACATTTTCCTCACTGGCGTTCGGTTCGCCGTCGGCGTTGGCCGCTTCCCCCGGGATCAGCTCTTGCAGGGGTTGTCCTATGCCGTTGACACAGTCTCGCTGGGACTATATCTTCGATACTGTTGAGACCATCTCATTGAGACTATTGGAGAAACTGATGTCGGCTCAGACGATCGAAGCTGTCAACACCGAGGCAATCCGTCACTTTCTGGTGGTGGGGGATGTGGATACGCGTGATCTGCAGGCGATTTGGGATTGCTTCACGGAGGATTGCGAGTTTCCGACGTTGGCCGAGCGGGCGGGTAAGGGCGCGTTCACGGTTGCGGATTACCAGACGTTTTTGCTGGCCTACTTCGAGGCGTTGCCCGATGCGACGTTCACGCCCGAGGAGATCGTTGCCGAGGGGGACCGGGTGTGGGTGCGCATCTCCATTCGCGGCACCCACTCGGCCATGTTGCGCGGTGTGGCCGCGACCGGCCGGCCGGTCGAGTACACCCAGATCGGGATGTACACCGTGCGGGACGGCAAGATCGCCACGGCGCGAGCGGTTTTCGACGATGTGACGCTGCTGCGCCAGATCGGCGGTCAGGTGTAGTGCGGGGTCAGGATTCGACGAAGTCGGCGCGCAGGTCGCAGAGTTTCCACTGGCCGTCGCGGTGGACCATGGTGCCGGTGTAGTCGATGTTCTGCTTGTTTGCGGTGTCGGCGAGACCGTCGACCGTCCGGACCAGCTCCGGATCGAGCGTGGCGGGATCGCCCGCGGCGACGGTCTTGTCGGGAGCGTTGAACACCGGCGGAGGCGGCATCGGGTGGTATCCAGACGGGGCCAGATTGGCATCGACGGAGCGTTGCCAGGAACCGTCGGAGATCATGTCCCGGATGGCCTGGGTGACCTTGGCCTGCAGATCGGTATTGCCCTTCTTGACGCCGATGCCGTAGCGCTCACGTGTGAATGGGTGTCCGACGACCCGCAGCTGGTCCGGGTACTGAGCCGCGTAGCCGGCGAGAATCACGTCATCGGTGGTGACAGCATCCACCTCACCCGTGCGCAGTTGGTCCACACACGCCGAATACGTCTGCTGCGTAGTCAGTTGCACGTCCTGCGCGAAGTCCTTCTGAATCTTCTGAGCCGACGTGGAGCCCTGCGCCGTGCACACCGTCCGGCCATCCAGATCCTCCTGCCGGTTGATGGCCGTATCGTCCTTGCGCACCAGCAGATCCTGGCCCGCGACCAGGTACGGCCCGGCGAAGGACACGTCTTTCAACCGATCGGCGGTGATGGAGTACGACGCGACGACGAAATCGACCGCGCCGTCGGCCAGCATGTGCTCGCGCTGATCGGAGCGCGCCTCTTTCCACGTGATCCGCTCAGGATTCACGCCGAGCTTTCCGGCGACATAACGCGCGGTGTCGGCGTCGAAACCCTTCGGCTGCACATCATCCGGACCCTTGACCGATAGTCCGGGCTGATCGTATTTGACGCCGATGGTCAGGGCCTGGGACTGGTTGGACGTCGGCTTCGATGCGGTCTCGGTGCCGCACGCGGTGGCGAGCATCAGACCGGCCGCGATCGCGGCGGCCAGGATCACACGGTTCATCGTGAATCTGCTCCGGCATGCAGGGAAAGCCTGATCAAGGTGCGGCCGCGCGAGGTGGCGGGCGGGCAGAACACCGATCCGAACACCCCGTGCTCCTCGAGCAGATCGCGAATCGCGACAGCACGGTCGTCGGGCCCGGTGAGCACGGGCACGATATGGCTGCTGGAGTCCTCGAGATCGAATCCGAGCTCGCGCAACCCATCTCGCACCCGCGCCGACACCGCGCGCAATCGGCCGCGCCGGTGCTCGTCGGTCCGGATGACCGCCAGCGTCGCCGCGAGCCCGGCAATATCGTGCGCAAGCAAGGTGGAGGAGAAGACGGCGGGATAGGACTCCATCTTGAAGTAGTCCACGAACCGCGGATCGTTGGCGACCACGAGCCCCGCCCGCCCGGCGAAGGCCTTGGACAGACTGGCGACCCGAAACGGCACCCGCGCCGCAAGCCCCGCCTCGACCACCATCCCGGCGCCTGCCGGTCCATCGGTGCCAAGGGCATGCGACTCGTCGACGACCAGCAGGCTCCCCGTCTCCTCGGCGATGGCACACATCTCGTCGAGCGGGCAGCGGCTCCCATTGGTGCTGTAAATCGAATCCACCGCGATAACGCCCGGCCCGTATTCGGCAATCCGTTCACGCAGATGGCCGACGTCGTTGTGCCGGAACGGAAAGCTCGGCGCGCCCGCCAGTTTCGCGCCGTGCCACAGCGACATGTGCGCGATGCGGTCTACATACACGGGTGTGTCACCATCGGCGACCGACTGCAACAGCCCAGCATTGGCATCCCACCCGGATTGACACAGGATGCCCGCCGGCGCGGCGAGAAATTCCGCCAGCGCCCGTTCCAAATCCAGCTGCGGGTGATTCCCGTGCAGAAACACCTCCGACGCCAGCACCTCGCCGCGGTTCAGCACCGAGCACATGGCCGCGGCAATCCGCGGGTCACCGGCCAGTCCGAGATAATTGTTGCTGTTGACCAGCACCGCCCCCGGCCCCGGCGCTCGACCGTGCAGGATATGCCGTCCACCCCATTCCCCGGCGACCCGGCCGAAGTGAAAGTCGTCCATCCGCTTCTTCAGGCGACCGGCGATCGCGGAGGTCATCGCGCGAACTTGGCCGCAGCGCAGCAACTTTTCAGCACGCAGCCACCCAAGCGCACCGACCGGCGAAACGGGGGAGACATGCCGTTCGGTTGTGCGCTCACCGAGAGTTCTCGGTGAGCGCACAACCGATCACATGGGGTAGATGGCGTGCTTGCGCGGGTTGAATTCGGGTTTCACCTTGGGCTTGTCGCGCAGGAGGCGCAGGGCGTGGCGGATTTCCAGCCGGCTGCGATGGGGTTCGATGACCGCGTCGATGTAGCCGCGTTCGGCGGCGATCCACGGCGTCGCGATGGTTTCGTTGTACTGGTTGACCATGAATTCCCGTGCGGCGGCGCGGTGTTCTTCCGGCAGGGCGGCCAATTGGCGCTTGCCGAGCAAATCGACAGCACTGTCCGCGCCGATCACGGCGATGCGGGCGGTGGGCCACGCCAGGCTGATGTCCGCGCCGACCTGCCGGGCGGCCATCATGCCGTAGGCGCCGCCGTAGGACTTGCGCACCACCAGGTTGATGATCGGCACGGTGGCCTCGATGATCGCGCGCGGGGTGCGGCCGCCGCGAATGATCACGCCCGCAGCCTCTTCCGCGAGACCGGGCAGCACGCCGGGGGTGTCGGCGACGAACACCAGCGGAATATTGAACGCGTCGCACAGCCGGATGAAATAGGTCGACTTGTCCGAGCAGGCCGCGTCGATCGAACCGCCCAGCACGAGTGGCTGATTGGCGATGACGCCGACCGGGTACCCGTCGACGCGGGCGAACCCGGTGATCAGGTTGGGCGCGAATTGCGCACGCACCTCGTGGAATTCGCCGTCGTCGAACAATCGCAGCAGAATCTCGTGCATGTCGTAGCCGGCGCGATCCGAGTCCGGAATGATCTTGTCGAGTTCCAGGTCGTGCGCCGTGATCTCCGGTTCCAGACCGGGATTCACGATCGGCGGCTGCTCGAGGCAACTGGTGGGCATGTAGCTCAGGTAGGCCCGCGCCCACTCGTAGGCTTCCCGCTCGGTGTCGGCGACGTGATGCAGGGTCCCGCGCCGCGCCTGCACCTCCGCGCCGCCGAGCTCCTCGGCGGTGACGTCCTCACCGTTGACGGCCTTGATCACGTCCGGCCCGGTGACGAACATGTACGAATCCTTGGTCCCGATCAGCACGTCGGTGTTGATCGGCCCGTACACCGAACCGGCCGCGCACTTGCCGAGAATGATCGACACCTGCGGCACATAGCCGGACAGCTTCTCCAGCACCCGCGAGATATCGCCGAACGAGGCGATGGACCCCACCGCGTCCTGAATGCGCGCCCCGCCGGAATCGTTGATCGTCACCACCGGGCAGGCGTTGTCGAACGCGAATTGCAGTGCGCGCATGAACTTCTGCGCCGAGGTCACGCCCACCGATCCGCCGTACACGGTCTGATCGTGGGAGATCACCACCACCGGCCGCCCCCCGATCAGCCCGCGCCCGGTGACCAGTCCGTCACCGTAGAGCGCGTCCGGCTGACCGGGTTGGCGTGCCAGCGCTCCCGTCTCGATGAACGTCCCCGGGTCCAGCAGCATGGTCACCCGCTGCCGAACACTGGGAATCCCCTTCTTCTCCCGTTTGGCCACCCCGGCCTCGCCCGCGGGTTCCGCGGCCATTTCCAGGATCTTGGCCAATTCATCGAGCTTCGCCCGCGTACCGATCACGCTTACTGCCACCTTCTAGCCCAAATTGCTGTGCACCAGCGAGGTTAAGCGGTATCGGTGCGAAACGGGGCACCTGGCCCATTCCCCGTGATCGATCACAGTCGGGGAGCTACCCGTTGTAGACCTCGACGAAGGCATTGGTGGCGACGGCCAGCACGCCGGGCCCCATGCCGGTGCAGGCAACGGTGGTCGAGGCGCCGGAGGGGGTGAACGGGTAGCTGAGGACCTTGTAGGACCCGACGGCGTACAGCGGGAACGGCCCGCTGGCGTAGAGGCCCACGCAGTCGAGGTGGAGCACGTAATTCGAACCGCCGTCGGCCGCGCAGGTGGCGGTCGCGTCGAACAGTCCCTTCTGCACCTGGCAGTCCTGCGGCGCGGCCTGTGCGGTGCCCGGGCCCATGACGGCCGCGAACCCCAGACCCGAGATGGCCACGGTGGCAACGCGTGCGGCGATACTCAACGACTTGTTCATACGATCCCTCCACTTGGTTGCTGCGATATGTCCAGCATCGATCTTCGCCGAGCCCGGTCTTCGCGCGGTATCGGGCACATGCCCGATACCGGCAAGACGGCTTGTTTCGTAGCCTGAGGGTTCGCGAAAAGGATCGTCACGGAAAGGGCATTGGCATGTTGTACCCAGTAGCTTTCAATACCGGGTCCGGACTGACGGACGCGCTGATCAACGGCCTGGTCACCCTCATCTTCGGCCCCAACGACCCGAACACCTGCAAGTTCCCGTACTGCTTCTAGCTCACCTGCTGATCGGTACACCGATTCACCACGCTGCCGTTGGCCGTATGCTCCGTGCGGGGCGGGCTGGATGTGCCTGCGTGTGAACGGAATCGGGGTAGGTCGATGTCGACGGAGCAGGGTCGGCGCGACGACCTGTGGTCGCAGGACACGGATGTGTACGTGCCGGTGGCGGCGGATTACCAGCCGCCGGCCCCGCCGAGCCGGGATCCGGCGCCGATCGGCAAGTTCGTGGCCATCGCGGCGGCATCGACGCTGGGTATGGCGGTGCTGGCGGCGGCGGGTGTGTTCATCGGCAGCCAGTTCGGCAAACAGTCCGAGAGCACACTGGCCGCAACGGAATTCACGGCCGGCGCTGCCACCGCGACACAGTCCACCCCGCCGCCCGCCGGCGCCCCCTTGGCCACGGTCCTCGCCTGGATCCGCGCCGGCGCCCAGGTCGATCCGGCGAAGTTCCACACCGCCACCGATACCGACGGCACCGCGACCGATCTCGGCACGGCCGTCGCTTTCACCAGTCCCACCAAGAAGATCCAGTGCATGACCCCCAGATCGGCGGCCGCCGACGCGCCAGGTCTCAGCTGCCTGGTCAATTTCGACAACCCGCCGCCGCGCCCGGCCGGGCATCCCAATACGGAATGGAACGCCGGCTGGGTCGACTTCCCCGGCGAGACCGCGGGCGTCGGCCGCGCCGCGAACGATCAGGGCCAATTCGCCCTCGGCTACGGTGCCACCCTCACCTACGGCAGCCGTCTGACCTTCGACGACTACGAGTGCCGCATGGACCAGACCGGCCTGATCTGCGCCGATCCGACCGCGGGTTCAGCGCTGCAACTCAGTTCCTCGGGCCCCGCGCCGTTCGGCTGTTTCGCCAAGCTGGATTCGAAGAGCTACGGAATCGGCTACTCCTGCACTGGCTCCGACGCCACGGTTCCGGTCGCGCCCCCTCGCCCGTACCGTTAGTTTGAGGGCAGATGCCCCCACACTGGAGGGTTGGACGAGGAGGTCCGGGGTGTTGCTGATCAAATCGCTGGGGGAGCGGGCCTACCTGGAAGCCGAATCGGCGCGCCTGGTGGTGGGCGCGGGCCTGGCCCGCCTCGAGTCACCCGCCGTGCTGCTGTCCGCCGCCACCGCCATGCTCCGCTACGGCACCCTGGCGGCGGGCTTGCGCCTGTCCGCGGCGAGATACGGCACCCGCACCGCGATCATCGACGAACGCGGCGAGCTCACGTTCGCCGAATTGGAGGACCGCTCCAACCGCCTGGCCAACGCCTGGCGCGCGCACGGCCTGAAACCCCGTGAGGGCGTGGCGATCCTGGCCCGCAACCACCGCGGCCTGATCGAAGCCGTCTTCGCCGCCGCCAAATGCGGCGCCAAGATCATCCTGCTCAATAC
This sequence is a window from Nocardia yunnanensis. Protein-coding genes within it:
- a CDS encoding flavin-containing monooxygenase yields the protein MQREPSILIIGAGFAGLGMALELKRHGIGNFTILEQAADLGGVWRENTYPGAACDVPSPLYSWSFEPKSDWPRRFSEQRDIHDYMRAVAEKHDLPARIRFGSEVVDAEFDEQAGVWRVRTADGATHTAEVLIPAVGQLSRPAMPNLPGIDSFTGAAFHSAQWDHSVELRGKRVACIGTGASAIQYIPEIQPAVAHLTLFQRSAAWVLPKFDTEYTALHHAMFKHVPGTRLAERFAIWSLFEVLALALTDIPAMKYPVIALADRHRAKQVPDEALRAKLTPDYAAGCKRGLFSNAYFPALAQSNVTVETQPIEAVTPKGIRSADGVEHPVDVIVYGTGFKGTEFLAPMHIYGLHGRKLADEWSPEGARAFLGMSVPGFPNLFMMYGPNTNVGSGSIIYMLESQARYIRQVIEYLAAHPGRSLSARPDAEQSWDAWLQRRLADTPWNFCSSWYRNASGRITNNWPGATALFRWKTRTFTPADYDESVASHP
- a CDS encoding ester cyclase, coding for MPLTQSRWDYIFDTVETISLRLLEKLMSAQTIEAVNTEAIRHFLVVGDVDTRDLQAIWDCFTEDCEFPTLAERAGKGAFTVADYQTFLLAYFEALPDATFTPEEIVAEGDRVWVRISIRGTHSAMLRGVAATGRPVEYTQIGMYTVRDGKIATARAVFDDVTLLRQIGGQV
- a CDS encoding glutamate ABC transporter substrate-binding protein, encoding MNRVILAAAIAAGLMLATACGTETASKPTSNQSQALTIGVKYDQPGLSVKGPDDVQPKGFDADTARYVAGKLGVNPERITWKEARSDQREHMLADGAVDFVVASYSITADRLKDVSFAGPYLVAGQDLLVRKDDTAINRQEDLDGRTVCTAQGSTSAQKIQKDFAQDVQLTTQQTYSACVDQLRTGEVDAVTTDDVILAGYAAQYPDQLRVVGHPFTRERYGIGVKKGNTDLQAKVTQAIRDMISDGSWQRSVDANLAPSGYHPMPPPPVFNAPDKTVAAGDPATLDPELVRTVDGLADTANKQNIDYTGTMVHRDGQWKLCDLRADFVES
- the cqsA gene encoding alpha-hydroxyketone-type quorum-sensing autoinducer synthase codes for the protein MTSAIAGRLKKRMDDFHFGRVAGEWGGRHILHGRAPGPGAVLVNSNNYLGLAGDPRIAAAMCSVLNRGEVLASEVFLHGNHPQLDLERALAEFLAAPAGILCQSGWDANAGLLQSVADGDTPVYVDRIAHMSLWHGAKLAGAPSFPFRHNDVGHLRERIAEYGPGVIAVDSIYSTNGSRCPLDEMCAIAEETGSLLVVDESHALGTDGPAGAGMVVEAGLAARVPFRVASLSKAFAGRAGLVVANDPRFVDYFKMESYPAVFSSTLLAHDIAGLAATLAVIRTDEHRRGRLRAVSARVRDGLRELGFDLEDSSSHIVPVLTGPDDRAVAIRDLLEEHGVFGSVFCPPATSRGRTLIRLSLHAGADSR
- a CDS encoding acyl-CoA carboxylase subunit beta, with product MIGTRAKLDELAKILEMAAEPAGEAGVAKREKKGIPSVRQRVTMLLDPGTFIETGALARQPGQPDALYGDGLVTGRGLIGGRPVVVISHDQTVYGGSVGVTSAQKFMRALQFAFDNACPVVTINDSGGARIQDAVGSIASFGDISRVLEKLSGYVPQVSIILGKCAAGSVYGPINTDVLIGTKDSYMFVTGPDVIKAVNGEDVTAEELGGAEVQARRGTLHHVADTEREAYEWARAYLSYMPTSCLEQPPIVNPGLEPEITAHDLELDKIIPDSDRAGYDMHEILLRLFDDGEFHEVRAQFAPNLITGFARVDGYPVGVIANQPLVLGGSIDAACSDKSTYFIRLCDAFNIPLVFVADTPGVLPGLAEEAAGVIIRGGRTPRAIIEATVPIINLVVRKSYGGAYGMMAARQVGADISLAWPTARIAVIGADSAVDLLGKRQLAALPEEHRAAAREFMVNQYNETIATPWIAAERGYIDAVIEPHRSRLEIRHALRLLRDKPKVKPEFNPRKHAIYPM